The Trichocoleus sp. FACHB-46 DNA segment CTGTGAACGCTGAAGAGAAAATCCGTCGGGAAGAACTAGATTTAGATAGGCAAGGTCGCTCAGTTGTAGATAAGCGTCGCTAACGCTAGATCGCTCTAGGTTCATCATTTTGTAGGGCTAAAGCCACTTTAAGGAGTGTGCTTTTAGCTCTATTTCTTTATAAGATTAAGAGACCTAACGCTAAAAACATACATAGCTATGGAACGCCAGCAAGACTGGTGGGCGATCGCTCAATATCCCTGATCGAGAGGTAAACTTGTGCGTTTAGGGCAGTGGATTGGTTTTCTTGCCCTCATTATCTCGCTTTATATCCTCTGGAGAATCCGGCAAGTACTGTTGTTGGCATTTACGGCTGTGGTTTTAGCAACTGCGCTCAATCAGCTCGTAAAGCGCCTGGAGCAGCGAGGAATTCATCGAGGCATTGGTATTGCTCTAACAATTACTAGTGTTCTGATTGCTCTAGCGGTTCTAGTAGCGCTAATTGTTCCTCCTTTCTTTGAGCAGCTACCCGCGTTGACCGAAGGAGTACCCAGAGGATTAGACCGTTTTCGGGCCTGGTTTGAAACGTTACGTAGCCGAATTCCAGGGCAGGCAGATGATGAAATTAGTATCTTTACCCAACTGACTCAACAACTACCAGATTTTATTAGTCGGGTGTTTGGCAATTTTTACGATTTATTTACTTACTCAGTCGAAATTATCTTGAACTTGTTGCTGGTTCTAGTTGTCACCATCATGCTACTGGCAAATCCCAGCGCCTATCGACAAGTCTTCTTGCTGCTTTTTCCCAAGTTTTACCACCAGCGGATCGATAAGATTCTCTTAGAATGCGAAATCGCTTTAAGTGGCTGGCTAGTAGGCATTCTATTTAATATGACAGTAATTACGGTTCTGAGCGGATTGGGTCTGTGGCTTTTAGGCATACCTTTGCCCTTAGCAAACGCTTCGCTCGCAGGGTTACTCACGTTTATTCCCAATCTCGGACCGACCCTCAGTGTGGTTCCTCCCGCTGCTCTTGCCTTGCTAGGCGCTCCTTGGAAAGTGGGAGCAGTGGTAGGACTATATATCGTCATTCAACAAATTGAGAGCAATGTTTTAACTCCCTTGGTGATGAAGCATCAGGTTTCCTTACTGCCAGCCATCACTCTCTTAGCCCAAGTTGCTTTCTCTATCTTCTTTGGGTTTATGGGTTTGCTGTTAGCGCTGCCTTTGCTGGTTGTGGCTCAAGTCTGTCTAAAAGAGGTACTGGTTGAAGATGTCATGAGCCATTGGGAAAGCAACGAAGCAGATCAAGATAGCTAAGAGTGGTTGGGTGGTTCTAGAACACTGACATCAATGAGGGGAGTTACATTAAATCCTTGGTTGACCAGATGGGTTTGGATATCTTGAGTTAATTGAGTACGAATTGCTTCTGTAGGCTGTTCTATCCCTCGTTGTCGCTGCACATATACTGTCCCCAGCAAGGTATTTTGGCCTTTAATATCAGGACGGGTGAAGCGAACATTGGCCTCTACTAAACTCGCTAAGCCGCTTTGATTAACCACCTTCTGAATTTCAGCGGTCGCTCGTTGCGAACGGCTGGAACGTTGTAGGTTGGGCGAGCTGGCAAATTGCCAGGTAAGCAGTCCCGTCAAAGCTGCCGTTGTACCTACTAAAATAGCTGGAAACGCCCAAGCTTGGCCTCGTTGATAGCGAGCTCCCTGAGCAG contains these protein-coding regions:
- a CDS encoding AI-2E family transporter; translated protein: MRLGQWIGFLALIISLYILWRIRQVLLLAFTAVVLATALNQLVKRLEQRGIHRGIGIALTITSVLIALAVLVALIVPPFFEQLPALTEGVPRGLDRFRAWFETLRSRIPGQADDEISIFTQLTQQLPDFISRVFGNFYDLFTYSVEIILNLLLVLVVTIMLLANPSAYRQVFLLLFPKFYHQRIDKILLECEIALSGWLVGILFNMTVITVLSGLGLWLLGIPLPLANASLAGLLTFIPNLGPTLSVVPPAALALLGAPWKVGAVVGLYIVIQQIESNVLTPLVMKHQVSLLPAITLLAQVAFSIFFGFMGLLLALPLLVVAQVCLKEVLVEDVMSHWESNEADQDS